The Cyclobacterium amurskyense genome contains the following window.
CAATAACTAAATTTAAATTCCTTGAATAATGCCTTACAAACGCTTACATAACGGAATAAGTTACAGTTTAGCTTACTTTATCGAAAAGGATTTACACCTATTTAAATAAGGCCAAAACAATCAATGAAATAGATTGAGCACCTAAAAAACTTAAAACGATAAAACTCACCTCTTTAAATCATTGATTTCAACTACTTAGTAATAAAAAGCTTAAATGGCTTTCTTTCTTCTGACATTTCTAATCAAAGAATAGAGTCCCTAGTGCATGCCTCCGGCTCCTAAACTCAATCCACCACGACAGAATTCAACTGCATTTCATGCAATTGAGAATAATAACCGTCCTGCTTTAATAAAACTTCGTGTTTACCTTCCTCAACAATTTCTCCTTTATTCAAAACTATAATCTTGTCTGCCTTTTGTATAGTAGACAACCTATGAGCAATGATTATGGAGGTTCTACCATGCATCATTTTCTCAATCGCCCCTTGAATCAATTCTTCTGTTTCTGTATCTACAGATGAAGTAGCTTCATCCAAGATTATTATTTCCGGATCATAAACCATTGCTCTAACAAAAGATATCAATTGTCGCTGTCCTACAGACAAGGTCCCTCCCCTTTCTTTCACATCATATCCCAAACCTCCAGGTAATCTTTCAATGAACCTCCTTGCTCCTACCAATTCAGCCGCATAAAGCACCTGCTCCTTGGTAATATCTGGGTTTCCAAGAGTAATATTTTGAAATATAGTATCAGAAAACAAAAATACATCCTGCAAGACAACACCTACATGTTGGCGAAGTGTGGCCAAATCAAACTCCTTAATTGGACTTCCATCTATTGCAATTGACCCTTTATTGATATCGTAAAAGCGACTTATAAGATTGATCACTGAGGACTTTCCTGCTCCTGTAGCTCCCACTAAAGCTATGGTTTCTCCTTGCTTTACATTAAAGCTTATGTCTTTCAATACCCACTCTTCATCATTATAGGCAAACCAAACATTTTTAAATTCTATCTCTCCTTTAACGCTCTCTGGAGAATTCGCTCCCTCATCTGGGATTTGTTCATCATTTTCTAAAATGCTGAAAATTCTTGAGGAACTTACCACTCCCATTTGAAGGGTATTAAACCTATCCGCAATCATCCTTATAGGCCTAAAAAACAACTGCAGGTACATTATAAATGAAATAAGCACACCGACTTTGATTTCCATATCAAAAACACCTGTAGCACCGTACCAAACTAC
Protein-coding sequences here:
- a CDS encoding ABC transporter ATP-binding protein; the protein is MGLEKENVKSGDIIDTKVLRKLYEFVTPYKQRFYILVALTLLLAVLAPTRPLLIQKAIDDYVTLGDAAGLMRMTYLLIGLLVIHALVQFGHTYLSGWIGQVIIRDIRVRLFKHLLKMRLKYFDNTPIGRLVTRNISDVETLSDVFSQGLAEIIGDLLQLVAILGVMFYVDWQLTLVSLCTLPLLIISTYIFKEKVKVSFNDVRNAVSNLNSFLQEHITGMNIIQVFNREEREYEKFQSINKEHRKAHLKSVMYYSVYYPVSEIIQAMGIGLVVWYGATGVFDMEIKVGVLISFIMYLQLFFRPIRMIADRFNTLQMGVVSSSRIFSILENDEQIPDEGANSPESVKGEIEFKNVWFAYNDEEWVLKDISFNVKQGETIALVGATGAGKSSVINLISRFYDINKGSIAIDGSPIKEFDLATLRQHVGVVLQDVFLFSDTIFQNITLGNPDITKEQVLYAAELVGARRFIERLPGGLGYDVKERGGTLSVGQRQLISFVRAMVYDPEIIILDEATSSVDTETEELIQGAIEKMMHGRTSIIIAHRLSTIQKADKIIVLNKGEIVEEGKHEVLLKQDGYYSQLHEMQLNSVVVD